A stretch of DNA from Sebastes umbrosus isolate fSebUmb1 chromosome 14, fSebUmb1.pri, whole genome shotgun sequence:
tttgcaagtaaaaaaacaggaaattctCTACTGTCACAAATTTATGATAGAAAAAAACCTcggaaaattgtgtttttttgtcgaGGAACCACAtggcttcactttgcaaggttggatcaacctcatcactgGATGACCAAATTAAATTATACTTTGTAATCAGGTTAAGCAATAAGGAAATACTCATTATACTCATTACTTATTATCAGCATCCAGACTTTGAGGAGACGTTGCAGGGAattcaaaaaacaacaacatagcCTACTGATTTGAGTTTTTTTactcgtaaatttgtgagttctgagtaaatttacgactttaatctcggaaattaaatttttttttctcagactatCACCCCCCTCCCCCGGCTCTGTAATTTTTTGGTAGCaatttataataaccatcatttataaatggtaaattgatagttattTAATTTGAGTGAATACTTATTTTActattaacaaacaacaaaatgataattaatatttTGTACTAATTATTCGTAGTGCTATAATATCTTGATCATGATCTTTattattagtttgtgtaatatgaaataatttgtttataaatgatatattgtatcatagctgataggagacgataacaattacattctgattatattagtcaactatttattaacagtttattgttgcacacattataacattttatgtactatattaagtatttgttagtgattactaaatgatttgtaaaacttaaaaaaaagtattacatctataaacattacatagatagatggaccagaaaccaattattaaccattgacaaagtattaactatctatctaaatattgtttgtagacactttacaaagtatttattaaccttttaacaaggaattataatcatcagttgcaactttataatagtcatccaatatcttaatcattaacaaatactcaattttttttatttcttcctctCTATCTCTTCCCTTTGGCATGTCTTCTCCCTCGCCTCTTCCTTTGTTACAGGGTGTAAGCACGTGAAGGGCATCATGCTGTTTGGGCCTCCAGGCTGTGGTAAAACTCTGATGGCCAGGCAGATTGGCAAGATGCTCAACGCCCGCGAGCCCAAGGTTGTCAACGGTCCCGAGATCCTCAACAAGTACGTGGGAGAGTCTGAGGCCAACATCCGCAAACTGTTCGCTGATGCGGAGGATGAGCAGAAGAGGGTGAGAGATGCtacatgtactttttttttaatattttcaattaaaaaaaacaaaaaactgaattaatCCATTTTCGACCTGTCTCCAGCTGGGAGCCAACAGTGGCCTCCATATCATCATCTTTGATGAGCTGGACGCCATCTGCAAGCAGAGAGGCACGGGCGCCAGCAGCACGGGCGTGCACGACACCGTGGTCAACCAGCTCCTGTCTAAGATTGACGGCGTGGAGCAGCTTAACAACATCCTGGTCATCGGTCAGTAGCATCCCCGCCAGCTATGTGATACATTATACTGATTAGAGAGCAGGGCCTGTTGCACACACATCCAGTATTACCAGTCAAATCAAAGCACATGCTTGTGATCCATGCAAGAGCATGTAAGAGCCCTGTAAGACTCTGCAATCTGCAAGCAACAATCACTTTTTATAACTGCCACCGTTTGGGATCTGTAAGTAGTGCTCGCAAATCGCTTTTGTGAAACGAGTCCCAGATGGTAAAAACCACCACCATCGTAACAGCCAATGAGGGAACAACAGAGATTGAGAGAATagcaggaaggagggagggcagATTTATGTAACTAACTGATGCTGTTTGATATTTACTGAATGAAATTCATTCGGAGGAATGTGTCACAGTGATGTCTGTGCAGATGCACACAACGGCAGCGGGAACTGATCTTATATGtaagtaaatatacatataacatGTATTCAGAAAaaagtgatggtgatgatgttaTTTCACATGTACACCTCAACATATTAATCCTACTTAGcttaaagtcaaaatataaagGGTATTCGTCACTGCAATTATTTAGAAAAttaactgaaaataaaagttgaaaataaaaaaggaaacagtAATGAATACGGTCAGAATGGGTTCGCTTCCACTCATTGAGGGCGCCTGCGACCTCGGCCgactttcagaggttgtagctggctctaggcttcactctacctttaagaGCTAAAGTTAATATTCTGGTATCGTATGAAATTacaaaaacctcaggaatcatGTTTATACTCGCTTGTCgcgaagaacactaaataacactacaaagttacgctcaattttggcgaggaaaaactggcatggccattttcaaaagggggtcccttgacctctgacctcaagtgtaatttgtgaatgaaaatgggttctatgggtacccacgagtctcccctttacagacatgcccactttatgataatcacatgcagttctttttttcatgcagtataaatgtgttattttcacctattctaaaaatggtgtgtttgaatacttctgcatactggggtccctaaacagtcttggaattacataaattgggtttCACTGTAgctggatccaatgagcccaactatattcatgtgtgatgctGTTGGTCTCCATAGTAACCATTTcctatagtgagaccattttttgaaacttgagctcattgtataaaatgacctgtggtgacctctagtcTAGTATAATCACaatctcatgaaactttacagccataaACTACAGAcctggagcattcagaggatggatggctttcctagctggattgacaataagggggtttctgagcagtttccagaacggaagtgctcgccatccaatcgccaaaaattacaattcttgcagaaatctgcaaatgtcaaaagtttttgataccaaatcacagcatggctttttctatgatgttcctcaaggttttggtgtcttaatgtggtattttggagggattattgatcatttttattaattctcgtagtgtaacaaatggtatcaaccccaaaaatagatatgggaatggccatcatatacttcgatcataatgttctaaaccgttatacactttcacaattcacgtttattatttaattaattcatgtttgtttctgATTTAAGTACAACTTGACAAACaatgctgcatctcaaattaatcttcaggttcccagctttcagatgatgtacaccatttctatgtgacatctactgttgacctgctatctcccctaaagaccccctgtacccccccaaaaaagacaaaaatggctCTATGaaagaggggtggagtggaaaaTATTAAAGCTGACTCCCAGCAAGGATGAATGGCTCTAACATCAgctgttgttttctcttcctctccaggtATGACCAACAGGCCTGACCTGATAGATGATGCCCTGATGAGGCCTGGCAGGTTTGAGGTCAAGATGGAAATCAGTGAGTGTTCTGGGACACCTTCTCTTTCTCACGCTCTCTTTTTCCATGTCTCTTTCTTTACAAACAAGAAATTCAGGAAGATGCCAATGAATTAATCTAtacacgcccacacagtcctgagaagaggtctaatccagccagattaactgaaaacacctgtgtgggtgttcagaggctctAATGCTGATATGATAATGAGATGGGTGTGTCCGTGTACATACAGAGCAGTGATTGGTCCATGTGCTGTGTGTAACATATGTGACCTATCTGACAATATTATTTATTGACATATTATTgtcatattttgtatttgtctaatagccttttattacattttgtcagtttcaGAGCTCCATAATTATCAAAagtctgctgctgcttgtcTTGTCCTCTTCTCTTATActgaaaaacaatacaatacgtataGTTAATTCATTTCCTGTGCTGTATATCTCTACTGTTTATGTATTCacagtaatattttttttcttctgtttatgTATATGCTTTGGcaatatgttttttaatcacatcatgccaataaagcagcatggagttgaattgaattgaatgtgtTATAGAGAATGTGTGAATAGAAACATCCATATTAGTGGCATATTACTAATTTCCCCTTTTACCTGtttatttcctcctctgcacactcatttctctcctctccatacCCCTGTACATCTTTTCtgtcctcccctcttcctctgtcCCCCGCCGCCTCGTCGTCTCGCCACCAGGTCTGCCAGATGAGAAGGGCCGTGTCCAGATCCTGACCATCCACACCAACAAGATGCGAAGCTTCAACCTGATGGCTCCCGACATCGACATCAAGGAGCTGGCAGCCGAGACTAAGAACTACAGCGGTGCGGAGCTGGAGGGGCTGGTCAGGGCCGCTCAGTCCACCGCCATGAACCGACACATCAAGGTCACTTTGCACTTCCAAATACACAAAGTTTTACAGCGCTGACATAACGATACTGCGACTACTCTTATTGctttacacacacagtacatgtATGCACTTGAATCATGAATCATGAATCATGTTCATGTAATGTGCTGCCAGCAGGTCGGTAATCTTCTGTATCCGCTCATGGAAAACAAAAGCGTAATGTATAAATCAGTCATCATGAAAGTCCAAGAGTTGTAATCTataatgtgtgtgcgtgttgccGACGCCGATATAACAGCTGGTGACAAAACAATGCCTCCAGAGCTACAGGAGATATTAtaaaactgttttcacaggctgagtcgTACTCCTTGTGACAAGTAAACTGAACTTGTCAGGGAGAGTAGAGCAGGTGAACCCAAATGCAGGGGATCACAGACAACAGGAACTTGGAGAACatcattttaattcaacctCCAATGCAGGCAAGGTTAAACTGAAACTTTCATAACATTATCAAGGATCCAACAAAGACCAAGAAGGTGTGTAGATGGGCAAAGGAGGGAAAACACAGTATAGAAAAACCcataacacagaaaacaactcagCCCGGTCTACAAAAAGTCTGAATGCATCTGGACGCAATGCCATCCTGACATTGTTTTGATACagttttatgtgtttatatactgtatatgtttgtatatattcttTTCCAGGCCACATCTACAGTGGAAGTGGACATGGAGAAGGCAGAGAAGCTACAGGTCACCAGAAGTGACTTCTTTGGATCCCTCAACAATGACATAAAACCTGTATGTACCTGGTCTTTTTTAGAGATTATGTCCCTGATTTGTAGAATACAGTTTAATCCTATAATCTGAAAAGGCTGAACACCGTTCCTAACCCTTGCTTATGTTTTTATCCAGGCGTTTGGTACAAACCAGGAGGATTACTCCAGCTATATCATGAACGGCATCATCAAATGGGGCGACCCGGTCACTCACGTCCTGGATGACGGAGAGCTGCTGGTGCAGCAGACCAAGAACAGTGATCGCACACCGCTGGTGGCAGTGCTGTTGGAAGGtaagaaaccaaaaatacatacaaaaatacagtagATGGCACTACATTTTAATAGTTATTGCCAAAATTGCTGATATTGTCTGACTTTCTACAAGATTGAATCCAATTTCCTGAGTTTCTCCCAGACCAGTGAGATCAATACAAAGATTTACACATtcaaatatagaaaaatagCACTATGGAAATATATGGTTTATTTCAAGCTGGCGTATTTACCATAAATGTGACTCTATGGGTCCCACTAGGTTCAAGGTTCaaagttctttatttgtcatttgtcgagcgaaaatctttggtctcaggttccttcaacaatgctcataaaatatgtactgtatatataaaagggaaatcacacaaataaaagtaaaagcaaaatgattatctaaggcataaaatagtgcagttaaaataaatacaagcataagtaaatgtaaaatagtaatgtaaatttgtaatttagatgaagacagtatttcagataggaaaactgaatgtaaacaggatgtggtatatacagtatatgcatgatgagtagtaatatactgtatgtacacagagGTTAGACAGGAATAtagtatgtatagagaagtaataaatatgtacagtatgtgtgtgaatatatatatatatatatatatatgcatatatatatatagagtcacgtgtcatcaacgcgtcatatcattggggtataacacatgcacagtaaaatctggcTGCACtggccgaaattgagccaattgcAACGCACGTCCGCAGGTCCAGTTACACTGTGTTATACCCCGTACCCCAtgacccgtgtccgcccgtgtcccagcctccttcaataggccatGTAATCCACAATCAGACATGTTTTTTACATGAATCATTTCAAATGCTTGTCTCTGAGTCTGACTGGTATTAAACGCAGAAAGTAGCCGCCTGAAACAGCCAGCTGTAGGAGGCTCATGCTACTTGCCTTGCCCTGATTATATATACACACGTTGTATTGTATACGTTGTTTTGCGAGAGTCCTCATTTCCCCAAAACCCTAAGACGAAGGTGGCGCGTGCAAAGTGATAATAACCGGATTCATGGGAAAATCCCCCAGGTTGAAATAAGCCAGTTTACCTTTTAGTAAAATGCATTCAAATAGAGAAAACGACTATCCGCACTAAATGACACCCCAGCtttcacacatacaaacacaaacacatgccgACAGACCGTAAATTgtacccctcctctcctctcgacTCCCACACCTCCAGGCCCACCCCACAGTGGAAAGACAGCCTTGGCAGCTAAGATTGCAGAGGACTCGGACTTCCCCTTCATTAAGATCTGCTCTCCAGCCACGATGATTGGACACTCAGAGATCTCCAAGTGCCAGGCAATCAAAAAGGTAAGTGCTGCAGTGTGctttaacaaacaacaacagactCCCTGCCCTATTTCTTTTGACCATATCTTcaatcctcctccctccctcgctctgtTTCAGGTCTTTGATGATGCTTATAAGTCACAGCTCAGCTGTGTGGTGGTGGACGACATCGAGCGTCTGCTGGACTACGTCCCCATCGGGCCTCGTTTCTCCAACCTGGTGCTCCAGgctctgctggtgctgctgaaGAAAGCGCCGCCAAAGGTCAGAGTTCATTCGGGCCAAAACtaaatgattggatgggcttattacacagataccagatttatTTTACTGCATCAACATATGATTAGATTTAGCTGGAGTCCTAGATATCTCTGtatctttaaattctgttttattttttttcctctttaattAGATCATCTCTAACCATGACCCAAATAAATTTGCTGTGCCTGTGGTTATAGCTGTCGAAACTCACATGTATTACATTTTTGAGCTGGTGAATGGCCCATTAATCTCCACTCGTCACGGAAATTGACTGAAGAATGTGCCATGTGGTGTAAttaacaaagtacaaaacagAGCATTTATTCCTCCTGCAGGGCCGGAAGCTGCTCATCATCGGCACCACCAGCAGGAAGGATGTGCTGCAGGAGATGGAGATGTTGGACGCCTTCAGCACCACCATCCACATCCCAAACATCTCCACTGGGGAGCAGCTAGTCGACGCTTTAGAGGTACTAACACGCACACatgcgagagagagaggcgttCAACAAGAACGATTTGTTCGTGAATTACTGCGGTGCATTATACATAACCATCCCCCAATCTCAAGagcacacattcatgcacacacagcctTGAAAGAGCCGACTCTATAGCCTTTAGTGTATgtgaggaaaaaactacatTCACTGAAAAAATGTAAGTGGCTTAAACATAATTAAAAGGATGTTTTCACCAGCGGTCCttctttattttgcttttcGGTCGGAGGTTTTGAAGGTTATTGAAAATCCCCACCTTAATTCTAAAGTCTTTGTT
This window harbors:
- the LOC119501795 gene encoding vesicle-fusing ATPase isoform X2, producing the protein MAARVVIFFKTMQAARCPTDELSLTNCAVVNEKDLQSGQHVTVKTTPNHKYVFTVKTHHTVAAGSIAFSLPQRKWAGLSIGQEVEVANFNFDKSKQCIGAMTIEIDFLQKKSTDSSPYDSDKMAAEFIQQFNNQAFSVTQQLVFSFCDKLFGLMVKDIEAMDASILRGEPASGKKQKIDNGLMVGNSQVIFEKAESSSLSLVGKAKTKEARQSIINPEWNFEKMGIGGLDKEFSAIFRRAFASRVFPPDIVEQMGCKHVKGIMLFGPPGCGKTLMARQIGKMLNAREPKVVNGPEILNKYVGESEANIRKLFADAEDEQKRLGANSGLHIIIFDELDAICKQRGTGASSTGVHDTVVNQLLSKIDGVEQLNNILVIGMTNRPDLIDDALMRPGRFEVKMEISLPDEKGRVQILTIHTNKMRSFNLMAPDIDIKELAAETKNYSGAELEGLVRAAQSTAMNRHIKATSTVEVDMEKAEKLQVTRSDFFGSLNNDIKPAFGTNQEDYSSYIMNGIIKWGDPVTHVLDDGELLVQQTKNSDRTPLVAVLLEGPPHSGKTALAAKIAEDSDFPFIKICSPATMIGHSEISKCQAIKKVFDDAYKSQLSCVVVDDIERLLDYVPIGPRFSNLVLQALLVLLKKAPPKGRKLLIIGTTSRKDVLQEMEMLDAFSTTIHIPNISTGEQLVDALELLGSFTDKERASIAHQLKGKRVWIGIKKLLVLIEMSLQMDPDYRVTKFLTLLRDEGADRSFYE
- the LOC119501795 gene encoding vesicle-fusing ATPase isoform X1 translates to MAARVVIFFKTMQAARCPTDELSLTNCAVVNEKDLQSGQHVTVKTTPNHKYVFTVKTHHTVAAGSIAFSLPQRKWAGLSIGQEVEVANFNFDKSKQCIGAMTIEIDFLQKKSTDSSPYDSDKMAAEFIQQFNNQAFSVTQQLVFSFCDKLFGLMVKDIEAMDASILRGEPASGKKQKIDNGLMVGNSQVIFEKAESSSLSLVGKAKTKEARQSIINPEWNFEKMGIGGLDKEFSAIFRRAFASRVFPPDIVEQMGCKHVKGIMLFGPPGCGKTLMARQIGKMLNAREPKVVNGPEILNKYVGESEANIRKLFADAEDEQKRLGANSGLHIIIFDELDAICKQRGTGASSTGVHDTVVNQLLSKIDGVEQLNNILVIGMTNRPDLIDDALMRPGRFEVKMEISLPDEKGRVQILTIHTNKMRSFNLMAPDIDIKELAAETKNYSGAELEGLVRAAQSTAMNRHIKATSTVEVDMEKAEKLQVTRSDFFGSLNNDIKPAFGTNQEDYSSYIMNGIIKWGDPVTHVLDDGELLVQQTKNSDRTPLVAVLLEGPPHSGKTALAAKIAEDSDFPFIKICSPATMIGHSEISKCQAIKKVFDDAYKSQLSCVVVDDIERLLDYVPIGPRFSNLVLQALLVLLKKAPPKGRKLLIIGTTSRKDVLQEMEMLDAFSTTIHIPNISTGEQLVDALELLGSFTDKERASIAHQLKGKRVWIGIKKLLVLIEMSLQMDPDYRVTKFLTLLRDEGALNEGDQIRI
- the LOC119501795 gene encoding vesicle-fusing ATPase isoform X3 yields the protein MAARTMQAARCPTDELSLTNCAVVNEKDLQSGQHVTVKTTPNHKYVFTVKTHHTVAAGSIAFSLPQRKWAGLSIGQEVEVANFNFDKSKQCIGAMTIEIDFLQKKSTDSSPYDSDKMAAEFIQQFNNQAFSVTQQLVFSFCDKLFGLMVKDIEAMDASILRGEPASGKKQKIDNGLMVGNSQVIFEKAESSSLSLVGKAKTKEARQSIINPEWNFEKMGIGGLDKEFSAIFRRAFASRVFPPDIVEQMGCKHVKGIMLFGPPGCGKTLMARQIGKMLNAREPKVVNGPEILNKYVGESEANIRKLFADAEDEQKRLGANSGLHIIIFDELDAICKQRGTGASSTGVHDTVVNQLLSKIDGVEQLNNILVIGMTNRPDLIDDALMRPGRFEVKMEISLPDEKGRVQILTIHTNKMRSFNLMAPDIDIKELAAETKNYSGAELEGLVRAAQSTAMNRHIKATSTVEVDMEKAEKLQVTRSDFFGSLNNDIKPAFGTNQEDYSSYIMNGIIKWGDPVTHVLDDGELLVQQTKNSDRTPLVAVLLEGPPHSGKTALAAKIAEDSDFPFIKICSPATMIGHSEISKCQAIKKVFDDAYKSQLSCVVVDDIERLLDYVPIGPRFSNLVLQALLVLLKKAPPKGRKLLIIGTTSRKDVLQEMEMLDAFSTTIHIPNISTGEQLVDALELLGSFTDKERASIAHQLKGKRVWIGIKKLLVLIEMSLQMDPDYRVTKFLTLLRDEGALNEGDQIRI